One window from the genome of Amycolatopsis sp. NBC_01480 encodes:
- a CDS encoding roadblock/LC7 domain-containing protein, which yields MNAQNPSLEWLLENLVGNTHGAVHALVLSKDGLKLCHTAGLTVDKADQLAAIAAGVQALSHGASAEFGDGSGGVRNSMTEFHGGILFIVEAGIGAHLAVIAAEDADVGLIGHNMDELVEQIGAFLTSAPRYAPAGPTP from the coding sequence ATGAACGCCCAGAACCCGAGCCTGGAATGGCTGCTGGAGAATCTCGTCGGCAACACCCACGGCGCGGTGCACGCGCTGGTGCTGTCCAAGGACGGCCTGAAGCTCTGCCACACCGCCGGGCTCACCGTCGACAAGGCCGACCAGCTGGCCGCGATCGCCGCCGGCGTGCAGGCCCTGTCCCACGGCGCGTCCGCGGAGTTCGGCGACGGCAGCGGCGGCGTGCGCAACTCGATGACCGAGTTCCACGGCGGGATCCTGTTCATCGTCGAGGCCGGCATCGGCGCGCACCTCGCGGTGATCGCCGCCGAGGACGCCGACGTCGGCCTGATCGGGCACAACATGGACGAGCTGGTCGAGCAGATCGGCGCGTTCCTCACCTCGGCGCCCCGGTACGCCCCGGCCGGTCCGACGCCGTGA
- a CDS encoding fasciclin domain-containing protein produces the protein MKSLRIAGLGVTAVAALALSACGSSTGSGSSAGSNTPAPAAPMSSSMASGASDGVTTNADVFGPACSQLPQGSAAGSLDSMGPQPVASAASTNPLLTKLVAAVKATNLVDTLNSQSAITVFAPADPAFAALGDAKFTELANNPSQLAPILQYHVLPKRYDAKGLAAAGGSVTSLDTAGGPLKIEGTGDNMTVNGAKILCGNIPTKNATVFVIDKVLTPGTNKS, from the coding sequence GTGAAGTCCCTGCGCATCGCCGGTCTCGGCGTCACCGCTGTCGCCGCCCTCGCCCTGTCCGCCTGCGGCAGCAGCACCGGCAGCGGCTCGTCGGCCGGCAGCAACACCCCGGCCCCGGCCGCCCCGATGTCGTCCTCGATGGCCAGCGGCGCCAGTGACGGCGTGACCACCAACGCCGACGTGTTCGGCCCGGCCTGCTCGCAGCTGCCCCAGGGCAGCGCGGCCGGCTCGCTGGACTCGATGGGCCCGCAGCCGGTCGCGTCCGCCGCCTCGACCAACCCGCTGCTGACCAAGCTGGTCGCCGCGGTCAAGGCCACCAACCTGGTCGACACGCTCAACAGCCAGTCCGCGATCACCGTCTTCGCCCCGGCCGACCCCGCGTTCGCCGCACTGGGCGACGCGAAGTTCACCGAGCTGGCGAACAACCCGAGCCAGCTGGCGCCGATCCTGCAGTACCACGTGCTGCCCAAGCGCTACGACGCCAAGGGCCTGGCCGCCGCCGGCGGCTCGGTCACCTCGCTCGACACCGCGGGCGGCCCGCTGAAGATCGAAGGCACCGGCGACAACATGACCGTCAACGGCGCCAAGATCCTCTGCGGCAACATCCCCACCAAGAACGCCACCGTCTTCGTCATCGACAAGGTGCTCACCCCGGGAACCAACAAGAGCTGA
- a CDS encoding sensor histidine kinase gives MSELLPAHRAQPRRTAVPAALAVPATAVVIGALWVLVTLAVPGGVRVLVAVAGAMTWLLLCGAVFLATRGTDRIEQAEERARRAEEEAQAAQARAGLADADLAHLVDQTMPAVITRLREGTTAATVFSSMPRPGNDAHERIVRMLVEEIAIGERRRAAATAACANAAGRVQALTTSILGDLREIENRIAEDMLGDVLNVDHSTAQAGRLADSIAVLTGARSGRRWAKPIRMESILRGAMGRIGAYQRVRVHSTSGAAVAGYAAEDVMHALAELMDNATKFSAPSEEVHVYVEDLHNGAVITIEDGGLGMKPQALVRAEKAVALHEPLDLTALSGTRLGLAVVGQLGRKHQLHVFFRPSSRGGIGVVMRIPNHLITQPRPEPLPELAPRRAELVAAGASRAWPEESPSEPREPGSLPKRPRGQTLAASNRQLLAPSPGPRQSRPSGDSGARFGAFQQSRTRKAAADSPEQPGADED, from the coding sequence ATGTCGGAACTACTGCCCGCACACCGAGCGCAGCCGCGCCGGACCGCCGTACCGGCCGCGCTCGCGGTGCCGGCGACGGCGGTGGTCATCGGTGCGCTGTGGGTGCTGGTGACGCTCGCGGTGCCCGGGGGCGTGCGGGTGCTCGTCGCGGTTGCGGGCGCCATGACCTGGCTGCTGCTCTGCGGCGCCGTTTTCCTCGCGACGCGTGGCACGGACCGGATCGAGCAGGCCGAGGAACGCGCCCGCCGGGCCGAGGAGGAGGCACAGGCGGCGCAGGCCCGGGCCGGTCTGGCCGACGCCGACCTGGCCCACCTGGTGGACCAGACCATGCCCGCGGTGATCACCCGGCTGCGCGAAGGCACGACGGCCGCCACCGTGTTCAGCTCGATGCCCCGGCCCGGGAACGACGCGCACGAGCGGATCGTCCGGATGCTGGTCGAGGAGATCGCGATCGGCGAGCGGCGCCGGGCGGCGGCCACCGCGGCCTGCGCGAACGCCGCCGGCCGGGTGCAGGCGCTGACCACCAGCATCCTCGGCGACCTGCGCGAGATCGAGAACCGCATCGCCGAGGACATGCTCGGCGACGTGCTGAACGTCGACCACAGCACGGCGCAGGCCGGACGGCTCGCCGACTCGATCGCGGTGCTCACCGGCGCCCGCTCCGGCCGGCGCTGGGCCAAGCCGATCCGGATGGAGAGCATCCTGCGCGGCGCGATGGGCCGGATCGGCGCGTACCAGCGGGTCCGCGTCCACTCCACCAGCGGCGCGGCCGTCGCCGGCTACGCGGCCGAGGACGTGATGCACGCGCTGGCCGAGCTGATGGACAACGCGACCAAGTTCTCCGCGCCGTCCGAGGAGGTCCACGTGTACGTCGAGGACCTGCACAACGGCGCCGTGATCACCATCGAAGACGGCGGGCTGGGCATGAAGCCGCAGGCGCTGGTCCGTGCCGAGAAGGCCGTGGCGTTGCACGAACCGCTTGACCTGACGGCCTTGTCGGGCACCCGGCTCGGCCTCGCCGTGGTCGGCCAGCTCGGCCGCAAGCACCAGCTGCACGTGTTCTTCCGCCCGTCCTCGCGCGGCGGAATCGGTGTGGTCATGCGGATCCCGAACCACCTGATCACGCAGCCGCGGCCGGAGCCGCTGCCCGAGCTCGCGCCCCGGCGCGCGGAGCTGGTGGCCGCCGGAGCGAGCCGCGCGTGGCCGGAGGAATCGCCCTCGGAGCCGCGCGAGCCCGGCTCGCTGCCGAAGCGCCCGCGTGGCCAGACACTGGCCGCGTCGAACCGACAGCTGCTCGCGCCATCCCCCGGCCCGCGGCAGTCCCGTCCGAGCGGTGACAGCGGCGCGCGGTTCGGCGCCTTCCAGCAGAGCCGTACCCGCAAAGCCGCTGCCGATTCGCCGGAGCAGCCGGGCGCGGACGAAGACTGA
- a CDS encoding DUF742 domain-containing protein yields MISRAVEGEDPDRLYTVTGGRSRADDVELDLVTLIVTESAPSGGMQSEHVRILRIAERPTSVVEISAELALPVSVVKILLTDLLDSGRVSARHPSSATASVSIPDSEFLKKVLVGLRNL; encoded by the coding sequence GTGATCAGCCGCGCCGTCGAGGGTGAGGACCCGGACCGGCTCTACACCGTCACCGGCGGGCGCAGCCGCGCCGACGACGTCGAGCTGGACCTGGTCACGCTCATCGTGACCGAGTCCGCGCCGTCGGGCGGGATGCAGTCCGAGCACGTGCGGATCCTGCGGATCGCCGAGCGCCCGACGTCGGTGGTGGAGATCTCCGCCGAGCTGGCACTGCCGGTGAGCGTGGTCAAGATCCTGCTCACGGACCTGCTCGACAGCGGCCGGGTCTCCGCCCGGCACCCCTCCTCGGCCACGGCGAGCGTTTCCATTCCCGACTCCGAATTCCTCAAGAAGGTGCTCGTTGGACTCCGCAACCTCTGA
- a CDS encoding acyl-CoA thioesterase, with amino-acid sequence MSGYPHWQTVPLRWKDNDVYGHVNNVVHYSLMDTVINTWLISRGGLDITGGEVIGLCVESHCAYHASVSFPESLRIGLRVAHLGRSSVRYEIGMYADSAEDLLVAEGHFVHVFVDRETRRPVEVAGKLRDSLAELTTSGG; translated from the coding sequence GTGAGCGGCTACCCGCACTGGCAGACGGTTCCGTTGCGCTGGAAGGACAACGACGTCTACGGGCACGTGAACAACGTCGTCCACTACTCCCTGATGGACACGGTGATCAACACCTGGCTGATCAGCCGCGGCGGCCTGGACATCACCGGCGGCGAGGTGATCGGGCTCTGCGTGGAATCGCATTGCGCGTACCACGCTTCGGTTTCCTTCCCGGAGTCGCTGCGGATCGGGCTGCGCGTCGCCCACCTCGGCCGCTCCAGCGTGCGCTACGAGATCGGCATGTACGCGGACTCGGCCGAAGACCTGCTGGTCGCGGAGGGCCACTTCGTGCACGTGTTCGTCGACCGGGAGACCCGGCGCCCGGTCGAGGTGGCCGGGAAGCTGCGGGATTCGCTGGCGGAACTCACCACTTCAGGCGGCTGA
- a CDS encoding cytochrome P450 yields MTTARHAPDLLSPEFAADPYAAYDIMLEDEPLIWHEGMQSYIVSRYDDVARAFREPVFTTDNYGWQLEPAHGRTILQMSGREHSIRRALVVPAFRGSELEQKFLPVIKRNSARLIDGFRHRGHADLVEDYARHFPINVIVDMLGLDQSDHERFQIWYTSIIAFLGNLSQDPEIAAAGMRTREELAAYLIPIIRQRRENLGDDLLSTLCAAEVDGTSMSDEDIKAFCSLLLAAGGETTDKAISSLFRNLLAHPEQLDAVRNDHGLIPKAFAETLRHTPPVHMIMRQPAEDIEIAGQPIPAGSTVTCLIGAANRDPRRFSNPDAFDIFREDLPTETAFSAAASHLSFALGRHFCVGALLAKSEIEVGVAQLLDAMPDLRLDEGAAPVEKGVFTRGPASLPVRFTPS; encoded by the coding sequence ATGACCACGGCACGTCACGCGCCGGACCTGCTTTCCCCGGAATTCGCCGCCGACCCGTATGCCGCGTACGACATCATGCTCGAGGACGAGCCGCTGATCTGGCACGAAGGCATGCAGAGCTACATCGTTTCCCGGTACGACGACGTGGCCAGGGCGTTCCGCGAACCCGTTTTCACCACCGACAACTACGGCTGGCAGCTCGAGCCCGCGCACGGGCGCACGATCCTGCAGATGAGCGGGCGCGAGCACTCGATCCGCCGGGCGCTGGTCGTGCCCGCGTTCCGCGGCAGCGAGCTGGAGCAGAAGTTCCTGCCGGTGATCAAACGCAACTCGGCCCGGCTGATCGACGGGTTCCGCCACCGCGGGCACGCCGACCTGGTCGAGGACTACGCGCGGCACTTCCCGATCAACGTGATCGTGGACATGCTGGGACTGGACCAAAGCGACCACGAGCGTTTCCAGATCTGGTACACCTCGATCATCGCCTTCCTCGGAAACCTCAGCCAGGACCCCGAAATCGCCGCGGCCGGGATGCGCACGCGCGAGGAGCTGGCCGCCTACCTGATCCCGATCATCCGGCAGCGGCGGGAAAACCTCGGCGACGACCTGCTGTCCACCCTCTGCGCGGCCGAGGTCGACGGCACCTCGATGAGCGACGAGGACATCAAGGCGTTCTGCAGCCTGCTGCTCGCCGCCGGCGGCGAGACGACGGACAAGGCCATCTCCAGCCTGTTCCGGAATCTGCTCGCCCATCCCGAGCAGCTGGACGCGGTCCGCAACGACCACGGGCTGATCCCCAAGGCGTTCGCCGAAACGCTGCGCCACACGCCGCCGGTGCACATGATCATGCGCCAGCCGGCCGAGGACATCGAGATCGCCGGGCAGCCGATCCCCGCGGGCAGCACCGTGACCTGCCTGATCGGCGCGGCCAACCGCGACCCGCGGCGGTTCTCGAACCCGGACGCGTTCGACATTTTCCGCGAAGACCTGCCGACCGAGACGGCGTTCTCCGCGGCGGCGAGCCACCTGTCCTTCGCGCTGGGACGGCATTTCTGCGTCGGCGCGCTGCTGGCCAAGTCGGAGATCGAGGTCGGGGTCGCGCAACTGCTCGACGCGATGCCGGACCTGCGCCTGGACGAGGGCGCGGCGCCGGTTGAGAAGGGCGTGTTCACCCGTGGCCCGGCCTCGCTGCCGGTCCGGTTCACGCCCAGCTGA
- a CDS encoding GTP-binding protein, protein MIVGGFGVGKTTMVRSVSEIRPLSTEETMTQAGVGIDHPHDRQAKTTTTVAFDFGRISLDERMVLYLFGAPGQERFWFLWDRLFSGTLGAVVLVDTRRLEDSWYAIDRLEHHGTPFIVARNNFERPTHDLDDVRGALDLSADVPLIDCDARRRDSSKNVLIALVDHLYSLSTAREHQP, encoded by the coding sequence GTGATCGTGGGCGGGTTCGGCGTCGGCAAGACGACCATGGTCCGCTCGGTCAGCGAGATCCGGCCGCTGAGCACCGAGGAGACGATGACGCAGGCGGGGGTCGGGATCGACCATCCCCACGACCGCCAGGCGAAGACCACCACCACCGTCGCGTTCGACTTCGGCCGGATCAGCCTCGACGAGCGGATGGTGCTGTACCTGTTCGGCGCGCCGGGGCAGGAGCGGTTCTGGTTCCTCTGGGACCGGCTGTTCTCCGGCACGCTCGGCGCCGTGGTGCTGGTGGACACCCGCCGGCTCGAGGACTCCTGGTACGCGATCGACCGCCTCGAGCACCACGGCACGCCGTTCATCGTGGCGCGCAACAACTTCGAGCGCCCGACCCACGATCTCGACGACGTGCGCGGCGCGCTGGACCTGTCCGCCGACGTGCCGCTGATCGACTGCGACGCCCGCCGCCGCGACTCCTCGAAGAACGTGCTGATCGCGCTCGTCGACCACCTCTACTCGCTGTCCACCGCCCGGGAGCACCAGCCGTGA
- a CDS encoding cytochrome P450, translating into MADLASAAADEFVKLYGTQFQEDPAALYAQIRQQHGGVAPVLLDGDVPAWLVIGYREIHQVTSDNLLYQRDTRRWNQWDNVPSDWPLLPYVAYNPSVMFTEALEHRRRAGAIGDALSAVDQFDLRSHCERIADQLIDAFAGSGEADLIAQFAMQIPLLAVAKMYGMPEAETPALVRDVAISLDVGPDAIPAYGRVQEAMGRLLAGKHQRPGADVPSHMVQHPAQLTDAEIIQDLLVVTAAAQQPTANWIGNTIRLMLTDDRFAMTLTGGRGSVGEALNEVLWHDTPTQNFIGRFATRDTQLGGRRVRAGDLLVLGLAAANADPHVRPDLAGGALGNHAHMSFGHGEHGCPHPAPEVAEVIARTTVEVLLDRLPDLSLSVPVESLVWRPSMWMRGLESLPVTFTPTYVASPADSFSGAFSWA; encoded by the coding sequence GTGGCCGACCTGGCCTCCGCCGCCGCCGACGAGTTCGTGAAGCTGTACGGGACGCAGTTCCAGGAAGACCCCGCGGCGCTGTACGCGCAGATCCGGCAACAGCACGGCGGCGTCGCCCCGGTGCTGCTCGACGGCGACGTGCCCGCGTGGCTGGTCATCGGCTACCGCGAGATCCACCAGGTGACCAGCGACAACCTGCTGTACCAACGCGATACCCGGCGCTGGAACCAGTGGGACAACGTGCCTTCGGACTGGCCGCTGCTGCCGTACGTCGCGTACAACCCGTCGGTCATGTTCACCGAGGCGCTGGAGCACCGGCGCCGCGCGGGCGCGATCGGCGACGCCCTGTCGGCGGTGGACCAGTTCGACCTGCGCTCGCACTGCGAGCGGATCGCGGACCAGCTGATCGACGCCTTCGCCGGCAGCGGCGAGGCGGACCTGATCGCGCAGTTCGCGATGCAGATCCCGCTGCTCGCGGTCGCCAAGATGTACGGCATGCCGGAGGCGGAAACCCCGGCGCTGGTACGGGATGTGGCGATCTCGCTCGACGTCGGCCCGGACGCGATCCCGGCGTACGGCCGCGTGCAGGAGGCGATGGGACGGCTGCTGGCCGGCAAGCACCAGCGGCCCGGCGCGGACGTGCCGTCGCACATGGTGCAGCACCCGGCGCAGCTCACCGACGCGGAGATCATCCAGGACCTGCTGGTGGTCACGGCCGCGGCGCAGCAGCCGACGGCGAACTGGATCGGCAACACGATCCGGTTGATGCTGACCGACGACCGGTTCGCGATGACGCTCACGGGCGGGCGCGGGAGCGTCGGCGAGGCGTTGAACGAGGTGCTCTGGCACGACACCCCGACGCAGAACTTCATCGGCCGCTTCGCGACGCGCGACACCCAGCTCGGCGGCCGCCGCGTCCGTGCGGGCGACCTGCTGGTGCTCGGCCTGGCCGCCGCGAACGCCGACCCGCACGTGCGCCCGGACCTGGCCGGCGGCGCGCTGGGCAACCACGCGCACATGTCGTTCGGGCACGGCGAGCACGGCTGCCCGCACCCGGCGCCGGAGGTCGCGGAGGTGATCGCCCGGACCACCGTCGAGGTGCTGCTGGACCGGCTGCCGGACCTCTCGCTGTCCGTGCCGGTGGAGAGCCTGGTGTGGCGGCCGTCGATGTGGATGCGCGGGCTGGAATCCCTGCCCGTGACGTTCACACCGACTTACGTGGCCAGCCCGGCGGACTCGTTTTCCGGCGCCTTCAGCTGGGCGTGA